The following coding sequences lie in one Flagellimonas eckloniae genomic window:
- a CDS encoding SusD/RagB family nutrient-binding outer membrane lipoprotein has product MKNSIRKIIVVCITLGFFGCGDDYFDVNTPTGSATEDQVSMNDLLGPAIYHTVQAQYFAERVFGNYTQYFTFQGGGSEGPSSLESTWSNIYLEALPNLNTIIAKAEETNSNHFSGVAKVLIAANLGIATDSYENIPFSEASQGSENLKPIFDDQESIYASLNVLLDEAIAELGTDNGSEFSPTSTSDIAYRGDIDKWLRAAYTLKARYALHLTEVDGVSAAAAALTYIQNGFESNDDDLQIFYDERNLNPWHARQVLAPNTGNPHDKICDQLVSYMNGTFYPFAGALEIDPRLPLYADLDSDADPSDPFRGYDIGAAGLSSDGEDANTDFADSGFYTKLDSPIVIISYAEAMFIQAEAEFLVNGGNETSVGSNSAAYNAYLTGITANMEKLGADGADYIADTGIAVGEASLMLNHIMKEKYIANFLNPETFVDFRRYDFSADVFLGLALPIDSVEGQFPGEWLVRAQYPNTEETRNPDNVNANKQSPIVPVWWDR; this is encoded by the coding sequence ATGAAAAATAGTATAAGAAAAATAATTGTAGTATGTATTACACTCGGTTTTTTTGGGTGTGGTGATGACTATTTCGATGTAAATACGCCAACCGGATCAGCGACAGAAGATCAGGTTTCCATGAATGATTTATTGGGACCTGCCATATATCACACAGTGCAAGCACAGTATTTTGCTGAACGTGTTTTTGGGAATTATACCCAGTACTTTACGTTTCAAGGAGGTGGTTCGGAGGGGCCGTCATCACTAGAAAGTACATGGAGTAATATTTATTTGGAAGCCCTTCCAAACCTAAATACAATTATTGCGAAAGCGGAAGAAACCAATTCCAACCACTTCAGTGGTGTTGCAAAAGTCTTGATTGCGGCTAACCTTGGAATTGCTACAGATAGTTATGAGAACATTCCTTTTAGTGAGGCGTCCCAAGGGTCGGAAAACCTAAAACCGATATTTGATGATCAAGAAAGCATATATGCTTCCCTAAATGTATTACTTGATGAGGCTATCGCAGAATTGGGAACTGATAATGGTTCCGAATTTTCCCCAACATCTACAAGTGATATTGCTTATAGAGGGGATATTGATAAATGGTTACGAGCTGCCTATACCTTAAAAGCAAGATATGCACTTCATTTAACTGAAGTAGATGGGGTGTCAGCGGCAGCAGCGGCATTGACCTACATACAAAATGGGTTTGAATCTAATGATGATGACTTGCAAATATTTTATGATGAACGGAATTTGAATCCATGGCACGCTAGACAGGTACTTGCACCAAACACAGGAAATCCACATGATAAGATTTGTGATCAATTGGTAAGCTATATGAATGGCACTTTTTATCCGTTTGCAGGAGCTTTGGAAATAGATCCAAGACTTCCGTTGTATGCTGATCTTGATTCGGATGCAGACCCATCCGATCCATTCCGTGGATATGATATTGGAGCTGCTGGTCTTTCCTCGGATGGGGAAGATGCCAATACAGATTTCGCTGATAGTGGCTTCTATACCAAATTGGATTCTCCAATAGTTATTATTTCCTATGCCGAAGCTATGTTTATTCAAGCTGAAGCTGAATTTTTGGTAAATGGTGGAAATGAAACTAGCGTGGGGTCAAACTCTGCTGCTTACAATGCATATTTGACGGGTATTACTGCTAATATGGAAAAATTGGGGGCAGATGGTGCCGACTATATAGCGGATACTGGAATAGCAGTTGGTGAAGCAAGTTTGATGTTGAACCATATTATGAAGGAAAAGTACATTGCAAACTTTTTGAACCCAGAAACGTTTGTAGATTTTAGAAGGTATGATTTTTCAGCAGATGTTTTCCTTGGTTTGGCATTACCGATAGATAGCGTGGAAGGACAGTTCCCTGGAGAGTGGTTGGTAAGAGCCCAGTATCCAAATACAGAAGAAACACGTAATCCAGATAACGTGAACGCAAATAAGCAATCTCCTATAGTTCCGGTATGGTGGGATAGATAG
- a CDS encoding aminotransferase class I/II-fold pyridoxal phosphate-dependent enzyme, producing MAVFIDSFPGRTIRKDGKEYLYFGGTGYLGLQLDTEFQNVFIKNLKKYGTNYGASRKSNIQLSIFEEVEEHLSETVGCEACITLSSGFLAGQLIAKSFSSDEYQVFYAPNTHSALYHSEAKPFETFAELNFELRKQLTSESKKVPAVFLDTIDFSGQNYPEFEELRSLPLDNSIVVADDSHGLGIVGHNGGGAYSKLKNLRTKELIVCGSLGKGFGVQAGAVFGSQQRIETLKKTDFYGGASPASPAGLATLMNSKEIYRQKRGILSSNIGLFVGNLPNIEKFDFVAEHPTFSFSNEPLVKHLERKKIIVTNFRYPSEASSLKSRIVLSASHKKEDIQYLTQYLNTLSEN from the coding sequence ATGGCAGTTTTCATAGATTCTTTTCCAGGAAGAACCATTCGGAAAGATGGCAAGGAATATCTTTATTTTGGAGGTACGGGCTATTTAGGGCTTCAGCTGGACACTGAATTTCAGAACGTATTCATCAAAAATCTAAAAAAATATGGCACTAATTATGGTGCTTCACGAAAATCGAACATTCAACTAAGCATCTTTGAAGAGGTTGAGGAACATTTGTCCGAAACAGTAGGTTGTGAAGCTTGTATCACATTGTCCTCAGGGTTTTTAGCGGGTCAGCTTATCGCAAAATCTTTCAGCTCTGATGAGTACCAAGTTTTCTATGCTCCCAACACCCATTCAGCACTTTATCATTCTGAAGCAAAACCATTTGAAACGTTCGCTGAGCTAAATTTTGAGTTAAGAAAACAATTGACATCGGAAAGCAAAAAAGTTCCAGCGGTTTTTTTAGATACCATTGATTTTTCTGGACAGAATTATCCTGAATTTGAAGAATTACGTTCTCTCCCTTTAGATAATAGTATTGTTGTTGCTGATGATTCCCATGGTCTGGGTATTGTTGGTCATAATGGAGGTGGAGCTTATTCGAAATTAAAAAATCTACGAACAAAAGAATTGATTGTCTGTGGTTCACTGGGAAAGGGCTTTGGCGTACAGGCGGGGGCTGTTTTTGGCTCTCAACAAAGAATTGAAACACTTAAAAAAACTGATTTTTATGGTGGCGCAAGTCCAGCTTCGCCTGCGGGATTGGCAACACTTATGAATTCCAAAGAAATCTATAGACAAAAAAGGGGGATTTTGAGTAGTAATATTGGGTTGTTCGTTGGCAATTTGCCCAATATTGAAAAGTTTGACTTTGTGGCCGAGCATCCCACATTTAGTTTTTCCAATGAACCTTTGGTAAAACATTTGGAGCGAAAGAAGATTATTGTGACCAATTTCAGATATCCCAGTGAAGCCTCAAGTTTAAAGAGTAGAATTGTGTTAAGTGCATCCCATAAAAAAGAGGATATCCAATACCTAACTCAATATTTGAATACCCTCTCCGAAAATTAA
- a CDS encoding dipeptide epimerase, with amino-acid sequence MQISVKKYTLALKHTFSISRESHDFQNSLIVGISLHGKTGYGEATSNPYYQITVESMIAEITAIQNEIESFDFATPEVFHQFLVEKGLTNFAICALDLAAHDLHGKLQDKPLHTLWGTDISTYPTTNYTIGIASIEKMVDKMKETPWPIYKIKLGTNDDVAIVRELRKHTNAIFRIDANCAWTAEETIHNAPLLKDLGVEFLEQPLKADDWSGMEQVMHHSVLPVIADESCIVETDVEKCGLHFNGINIKLTKCGGLTPALRMIKKGKEMGLKIMVGCMTESTVGISAIAQLLPQLDYVDMDGAMLLKEDIANGVVIKNNGEVLFPSISGSGVTLN; translated from the coding sequence ATGCAAATTAGCGTAAAAAAATATACCCTTGCACTAAAGCATACTTTTAGTATTTCAAGGGAGTCACACGATTTTCAAAACTCGTTGATCGTTGGAATTTCGTTGCATGGGAAAACCGGATATGGAGAAGCCACTTCAAATCCGTATTATCAGATTACGGTGGAAAGTATGATTGCGGAAATTACCGCCATTCAGAATGAGATTGAATCCTTTGATTTTGCCACTCCAGAAGTTTTTCATCAATTTTTAGTAGAAAAAGGCTTGACAAATTTCGCCATCTGTGCTTTAGATCTTGCCGCACATGATCTCCATGGAAAATTGCAAGATAAACCACTCCATACCTTGTGGGGTACAGATATTTCAACCTATCCTACAACCAATTATACCATAGGTATTGCTTCTATTGAAAAAATGGTTGACAAAATGAAGGAAACACCTTGGCCCATTTATAAAATTAAGCTGGGAACCAATGATGATGTAGCCATTGTGCGAGAATTACGAAAACACACCAACGCTATTTTTAGGATAGATGCAAACTGTGCATGGACCGCGGAGGAGACAATCCATAATGCTCCCTTGCTAAAAGATTTAGGGGTAGAGTTTTTAGAGCAACCCTTAAAAGCTGACGATTGGAGCGGTATGGAACAGGTAATGCATCACAGTGTTTTGCCTGTAATTGCGGATGAGAGTTGTATTGTTGAAACTGACGTGGAAAAATGTGGTTTGCATTTTAATGGCATCAATATAAAATTGACCAAATGTGGAGGTCTTACCCCCGCCCTACGTATGATAAAAAAGGGAAAAGAAATGGGATTAAAAATTATGGTTGGTTGTATGACCGAGTCCACTGTGGGTATTTCTGCCATTGCCCAATTGTTACCACAACTGGACTATGTAGATATGGACGGGGCCATGCTACTTAAAGAAGATATCGCAAATGGGGTCGTTATAAAAAATAATGGGGAAGTTTTGTTTCCTTCTATATCAGGTAGCGGTGTAACGCTCAACTAA
- a CDS encoding head GIN domain-containing protein: MTTLARIAIAVLMALFASSCNFDISFGDGKKGNGEVVEETRNITEEFTVVSASEGLDVFVIQDKEFKISVEADENIIDLIGTDIKDGKLKIHAIENIGRATKKVYVSLPHVTGLRSSSGADLIAQNVIEAEKIELDASSGSDLHVELVASEVSADASSGADIKVSGKSDMLYADASSGADIRARELLTKKCSADASSGSDISVNVSESLVADASSGADISYTGDASVQQKKSVSGSVHKY, from the coding sequence ATGACAACACTAGCAAGAATCGCAATCGCAGTATTAATGGCACTCTTTGCCTCCTCCTGTAATTTTGACATCAGTTTTGGAGATGGAAAAAAAGGAAATGGAGAAGTAGTAGAGGAAACCAGAAACATAACGGAAGAATTTACAGTAGTATCCGCATCTGAAGGTTTGGATGTATTTGTAATCCAGGATAAGGAATTCAAAATTTCCGTTGAAGCCGATGAAAACATCATCGATTTAATCGGAACCGACATCAAAGATGGAAAGCTTAAAATCCACGCCATCGAAAATATTGGTAGAGCAACAAAAAAAGTTTACGTATCGCTTCCACATGTTACTGGTTTAAGAAGCTCAAGTGGCGCAGACCTTATTGCACAAAACGTTATCGAAGCTGAAAAAATAGAGTTGGATGCCAGTAGTGGGTCCGATTTACATGTGGAATTGGTTGCCTCTGAAGTTTCTGCCGATGCGAGTAGCGGTGCCGATATTAAAGTATCCGGTAAAAGTGATATGCTTTATGCCGATGCCAGCAGTGGAGCAGATATTAGGGCCCGTGAACTATTGACCAAAAAGTGCAGTGCTGATGCAAGTAGTGGCTCAGATATTTCTGTAAACGTATCTGAATCCTTAGTGGCGGATGCTAGTAGCGGAGCGGATATTTCATACACTGGAGATGCCAGCGTACAGCAGAAAAAATCGGTGTCCGGCAGCGTACACAAGTATTAA
- a CDS encoding PspC domain-containing protein encodes MNKTVNINLANTLFHIDDEAYNKLRRYLESIKRSFSGTAGSDEIIADIEARVAELFLEKMENDRQVITQKEVDEVINIMGQPEDYMVDEDIFEDEPRKASDKTTRKTKKLYRDIDQKYIGGVCSGLEYYLGFDALWIRLIFILLAVFTGFGLIAYILLWILVPEAATTSQKLDMTGEPINISNIERKVKEGFDDVADKVKSVDYEKVGDKVKSGSKTFFDTIGDIIMFFFKIIGKFIGILLIIIGASTLIGLFVGAFTLGIFDAIHLPGVDFYEIVNTTGAPVWIVSILLFFAVGIPFFFLLYLGLKILVNNLKSIGNIAKFSLLGLWLISIGTLFALGIRQAAEFAHVGSVNTQSEIVLENPTDTLLIKIKDSEFEYSMNNAHFGRMTFSYDENDNRILISDDVDLKIRRAEDGQMKINIRKDSHGSSNLAGRERAKEINYGFQQLGNEIVFDKYLTTDSSNKARNQEVTSTLFVPTGMILKFGESTKGHIGRGIKNDQDYYRSSIIGYTWIMGNDGELKCQDCPPERELLEDDDEDEGGKIIIDENGIDIDVKDNNDSFKMKIDEDGIEIKAGEKKDN; translated from the coding sequence ATGAACAAGACAGTAAATATAAATCTCGCAAATACACTCTTTCACATAGATGATGAGGCGTATAACAAACTTAGGCGGTATCTAGAATCCATAAAACGATCATTCTCGGGTACGGCCGGAAGCGATGAGATCATCGCTGACATTGAAGCCAGGGTGGCAGAACTCTTTTTGGAAAAAATGGAAAATGACAGACAGGTCATTACCCAAAAAGAAGTGGATGAGGTAATCAATATCATGGGGCAGCCCGAAGATTATATGGTTGATGAGGATATTTTTGAGGATGAACCTCGAAAAGCTTCGGATAAAACAACACGGAAGACTAAAAAATTGTATCGGGATATTGACCAAAAGTACATTGGAGGGGTCTGTTCCGGTTTGGAATACTATTTAGGGTTTGATGCCCTTTGGATCAGACTTATTTTTATTTTATTGGCCGTATTTACCGGTTTTGGACTAATAGCCTATATCCTCCTTTGGATTTTGGTTCCCGAAGCCGCCACTACCTCCCAAAAATTGGACATGACGGGGGAGCCCATCAACATCAGCAATATAGAACGCAAAGTTAAAGAGGGGTTTGATGATGTTGCAGATAAAGTAAAAAGCGTTGACTATGAAAAAGTTGGCGACAAGGTCAAAAGCGGCTCCAAGACCTTTTTCGATACCATAGGGGATATTATTATGTTCTTTTTTAAGATAATAGGCAAGTTTATTGGGATTTTACTGATCATAATAGGTGCCTCCACACTAATTGGATTGTTCGTTGGTGCATTCACCTTGGGAATTTTTGATGCCATACACCTTCCGGGAGTAGACTTCTATGAAATTGTGAACACCACCGGAGCCCCGGTTTGGATTGTATCCATATTGTTATTTTTTGCCGTGGGAATACCTTTCTTCTTCCTACTCTATTTAGGCCTGAAGATTCTGGTGAATAATTTAAAATCCATAGGGAACATTGCCAAATTCTCATTACTTGGTCTGTGGCTTATCTCCATAGGAACATTATTTGCCCTTGGTATTCGTCAAGCAGCGGAATTCGCCCATGTTGGTAGTGTAAATACCCAAAGTGAAATTGTACTGGAAAATCCAACGGATACCTTGTTGATAAAAATCAAAGATTCTGAATTTGAGTATAGCATGAATAATGCCCATTTTGGACGTATGACATTTTCTTATGATGAAAACGACAACCGAATTTTAATTTCAGATGATGTTGATTTAAAAATACGAAGAGCTGAGGATGGGCAGATGAAAATCAACATTCGAAAAGATTCCCATGGAAGTTCCAATTTAGCTGGGAGAGAACGGGCAAAAGAAATAAATTATGGCTTTCAGCAATTGGGAAATGAAATAGTCTTTGATAAATACTTAACAACGGATAGCTCCAACAAAGCTAGAAACCAAGAAGTTACTTCTACCCTATTTGTTCCTACAGGAATGATATTGAAATTTGGGGAATCAACAAAAGGCCATATTGGAAGAGGGATAAAAAATGACCAAGATTACTATAGAAGCAGTATAATCGGCTACACTTGGATAATGGGAAATGATGGCGAATTAAAATGTCAGGACTGTCCTCCAGAGCGTGAGCTTCTAGAAGATGACGATGAAGATGAGGGAGGAAAAATAATAATAGACGAAAACGGTATCGATATTGATGTCAAAGACAACAACGATTCCTTTAAAATGAAGATTGATGAGGATGGCATTGAAATTAAAGCGGGTGAAAAAAAAGACAACTGA
- a CDS encoding PadR family transcriptional regulator, with product MNIENTKAQMRKGVLEYCILSILRDKDKYASEILGALKDAKMLVVEGTIYPLLTRLKNAGLLNYRWEESTSGPPRKYYALTETGRLFLKELNGTWDELRSAVNLVTNTK from the coding sequence ATGAATATAGAAAATACAAAAGCACAAATGCGCAAAGGGGTTCTAGAATATTGCATTCTTTCTATCTTACGGGATAAGGATAAATATGCATCAGAAATTCTAGGAGCTTTAAAAGACGCTAAGATGCTAGTAGTGGAAGGTACCATTTATCCTCTGCTAACGAGGTTAAAAAATGCAGGATTGCTCAACTATCGTTGGGAAGAATCCACTTCGGGACCACCACGAAAATATTATGCGCTTACCGAAACAGGCCGTTTGTTCCTGAAAGAACTCAACGGCACCTGGGATGAACTAAGAAGTGCCGTTAATCTGGTAACCAACACAAAATAA
- a CDS encoding YybH family protein: MKVINNIITVLAISMTSLMSAQMSQDSELYMTLKKKDSTLFDAAFNQCDVDTMESLFTEDFEFYHDKGGVTIGRDNFLAPNRENCAKIDKNKPQQAKRILVSGSLEVYPLYKKGELYGAIQHGIHSFEFLNEKKEYQKGDLAKFTHVWVLEDGHWKIKRELSYDHQLQK; the protein is encoded by the coding sequence ATGAAAGTCATTAACAACATAATCACTGTATTGGCAATAAGCATGACGTCTTTGATGAGTGCTCAAATGTCTCAGGATTCTGAGTTGTACATGACTCTGAAGAAAAAGGACAGCACATTGTTTGATGCTGCTTTTAATCAATGTGATGTTGACACCATGGAATCATTGTTTACCGAAGATTTTGAGTTTTACCATGATAAAGGAGGAGTTACAATAGGGAGAGATAATTTTTTGGCACCCAACAGAGAAAATTGTGCTAAAATTGACAAGAACAAGCCACAACAGGCAAAAAGAATCTTAGTGTCAGGTAGTTTAGAAGTCTACCCCTTATATAAAAAGGGAGAATTGTACGGTGCCATTCAACATGGAATTCATTCATTCGAATTTTTAAATGAAAAGAAGGAATACCAAAAAGGTGATCTTGCCAAATTCACACATGTATGGGTGTTGGAAGATGGACATTGGAAAATTAAAAGAGAACTGAGTTACGATCATCAATTACAAAAATAA
- a CDS encoding DUF4870 domain-containing protein — translation MAATLTKHERNLSAIIHASTFSKYFIPFGNFILPLILWTANKKEHKFVDYNGKQALNFQISMLLYSIVAGLISIPFFIHGLPDLFDGGFFGFHGLRNLNDINIHFDSDDFRFGRFFWPAGITGLIQVALVVINIVYTILATIRTNEGETFKYPFTIKFIK, via the coding sequence ATGGCAGCCACTTTAACCAAACACGAACGAAATCTCTCAGCAATCATACATGCTTCAACGTTTTCCAAGTACTTTATACCCTTTGGGAATTTTATTCTCCCATTGATTTTATGGACAGCAAACAAAAAAGAGCACAAGTTTGTGGATTACAATGGTAAGCAAGCACTTAACTTTCAAATAAGCATGTTGTTGTATTCAATTGTAGCCGGATTGATAAGCATTCCTTTTTTTATTCACGGTTTACCAGATTTATTTGATGGAGGCTTTTTTGGTTTTCATGGGTTGAGAAACTTAAATGACATAAACATACATTTTGATAGCGACGATTTTAGATTTGGCCGGTTTTTTTGGCCCGCGGGAATTACTGGCTTAATTCAAGTAGCCTTAGTTGTCATAAATATTGTTTACACCATTTTGGCTACTATACGAACCAATGAAGGAGAGACTTTTAAATATCCATTCACCATTAAATTCATTAAATAA
- a CDS encoding DUF4442 domain-containing protein, protein MASKASKFNTFTFFTLPSAWWCGVRVKYIDDKKTVTTVKHRWINQNPFKSMFWAVQGMAAELSTGAMVINQIKDSGRKISMLVLNNNANFSKKATGKITFTCEDGHLIEDAIKKTIETGEGQTIWMKSVGTNKDGVVVSTFNFEWTIKLKA, encoded by the coding sequence ATGGCTTCAAAAGCTAGTAAATTCAACACATTTACATTCTTTACCCTTCCATCTGCATGGTGGTGCGGCGTACGAGTTAAATATATAGATGATAAAAAAACAGTAACTACCGTGAAGCATCGGTGGATAAACCAAAATCCTTTTAAGAGTATGTTTTGGGCAGTTCAGGGTATGGCAGCAGAGCTTAGTACCGGTGCCATGGTCATCAATCAAATAAAAGATAGTGGAAGAAAAATTTCCATGTTGGTTCTCAACAACAACGCCAATTTTTCAAAAAAGGCGACAGGAAAAATTACGTTTACCTGTGAAGATGGTCATTTGATTGAAGATGCCATAAAAAAAACAATTGAAACAGGAGAAGGACAGACCATTTGGATGAAATCCGTTGGGACAAACAAAGATGGTGTAGTGGTCTCAACTTTTAATTTTGAGTGGACCATAAAACTTAAGGCCTGA
- a CDS encoding YegP family protein: protein MGKFEIKSTSTGKTMFNLKAGNGQVILTSQSYASKDGCKNGIESVRTNSQTDAQFERKTAKDGSPFFTLNATNGQVIGKSEMYNSTAAMENGIASVKKNAPDAAVDDNS from the coding sequence ATGGGAAAATTTGAAATTAAATCCACTAGTACTGGTAAAACAATGTTCAACCTTAAAGCAGGTAATGGTCAAGTAATTTTGACCAGCCAGTCGTATGCCAGTAAGGACGGTTGCAAAAATGGTATTGAATCTGTACGAACAAATTCTCAGACAGATGCTCAATTTGAACGCAAAACTGCTAAAGATGGAAGTCCATTCTTTACGTTAAATGCTACCAATGGTCAAGTAATAGGTAAAAGCGAGATGTATAACTCAACTGCTGCCATGGAAAACGGAATTGCGTCTGTTAAGAAAAATGCGCCAGATGCTGCAGTAGATGATAATTCGTAA
- a CDS encoding TIGR00266 family protein: MNAHEIDYEIYGEEMQYVEIELDPQEAVVAEAGSFMMMDTDIKMDTIFGDGSGQDSGVLGKLFSAGKRLLTGESLFMTAFLNVGQGKKKASFASPYPGKILPIDLSEKGGKFICQKDAFLCAAKGVSVGVEFSKRLGRGLFGGEGFIMQKLEGDGMAFVHAGGTMAKKELAAGEVLKVDTGCIVGFSHTVDYDIEFVGGIKNTVFGGEGLFFATLRGPGTVYVQSLPFSRLAGRVLASIPRGGKDKGEGSILGTLGDIAMGDNRF; this comes from the coding sequence ATGAACGCACACGAAATAGACTATGAAATTTACGGAGAGGAAATGCAATATGTAGAAATAGAGCTTGACCCCCAAGAAGCTGTTGTTGCAGAGGCAGGCAGTTTTATGATGATGGACACCGATATAAAGATGGACACCATTTTTGGAGATGGCTCAGGACAGGACTCTGGGGTTTTGGGTAAGTTATTTTCAGCAGGTAAGCGATTATTGACAGGGGAGAGTCTTTTTATGACCGCTTTTTTAAACGTAGGACAGGGTAAAAAGAAAGCAAGCTTCGCTTCACCATACCCAGGTAAAATACTGCCCATAGACCTTTCGGAAAAAGGTGGGAAGTTCATCTGCCAGAAAGATGCTTTTTTATGTGCTGCCAAAGGGGTTTCCGTTGGGGTTGAATTCTCAAAACGTTTAGGACGTGGCCTTTTTGGTGGGGAAGGCTTTATCATGCAAAAATTGGAAGGTGATGGAATGGCTTTTGTTCATGCGGGTGGTACCATGGCCAAGAAAGAATTGGCAGCTGGGGAGGTCTTAAAAGTGGATACCGGTTGTATTGTAGGTTTCTCCCATACTGTGGATTATGATATAGAATTTGTTGGAGGCATTAAAAACACTGTTTTTGGAGGTGAAGGTTTATTCTTTGCCACACTTAGAGGCCCAGGAACCGTGTATGTGCAGTCATTGCCCTTTAGCAGACTTGCCGGTAGGGTATTGGCATCCATACCAAGAGGTGGAAAGGATAAAGGAGAAGGTAGTATTCTAGGAACTTTGGGTGATATTGCTATGGGAGATAATCGGTTCTAA
- a CDS encoding DUF2461 domain-containing protein yields MNFQDLFTFLTELQQNNTKEWMDNNRKWYKSLRNDFILWLDDLDLTMAQLDDAYYPTPGKKGINRINNNLMFHPHKPIYKDHFGAGLDKAPNSADFYIEVGVKQCLLAGGFWRPDSKTLRSIREGIDYNGEELLEIIEKPSFKKLFGGLYEDERLISAPKGFTNDHPHIELLRNKTFAVELQLDKKEVLKENFKEKIKEVYMEMLPFLRYLNNAATV; encoded by the coding sequence ATGAACTTCCAAGACCTATTTACGTTTCTTACTGAATTACAACAAAACAATACCAAAGAATGGATGGATAACAACCGAAAGTGGTACAAATCCCTTCGGAATGATTTCATTCTATGGTTGGACGATTTGGACCTGACCATGGCACAATTGGATGATGCATATTATCCAACGCCAGGAAAAAAAGGTATCAACCGAATCAATAACAATCTAATGTTCCATCCACATAAACCCATTTATAAAGACCATTTTGGCGCGGGATTGGACAAAGCCCCAAATTCGGCCGACTTTTATATTGAAGTAGGGGTAAAGCAATGCTTATTGGCTGGTGGATTTTGGCGTCCAGATTCAAAAACATTGCGAAGCATCCGTGAAGGAATAGATTATAATGGGGAAGAACTGCTCGAAATCATAGAAAAGCCCTCTTTTAAAAAGTTGTTTGGTGGACTTTATGAAGATGAAAGGTTGATCAGTGCCCCAAAGGGCTTCACGAATGATCATCCACATATTGAACTGCTTCGAAATAAAACCTTTGCAGTGGAACTTCAATTGGATAAGAAAGAGGTTTTAAAAGAGAATTTCAAAGAAAAAATTAAAGAAGTTTATATGGAAATGCTGCCTTTCCTCCGATATTTGAACAACGCTGCAACAGTTTAA
- a CDS encoding NUDIX domain-containing protein — translation MKYGNVKNIKKELLSDNWYSLNKVTFEYQREDGKWETQVREAYDRGNGAVILLYNKEKGTVILTRQFRMPTYLNGNEDGMMIEACAGILEKGNAEQTIIMEVEEETGYKISDVEKVFESYMSPGSVTEVLYFFVGQYEDDMKVSAGGGAEDETENIEVLEMTFAKALQMVASGEIKDAKTIMLLQYAQIQRLIN, via the coding sequence ATGAAGTACGGAAACGTCAAGAATATAAAAAAGGAATTGCTATCTGATAACTGGTATTCCTTGAACAAGGTCACTTTTGAATATCAACGCGAAGATGGAAAATGGGAAACTCAGGTACGCGAAGCCTATGATCGAGGAAACGGAGCTGTTATCCTATTATATAACAAGGAGAAGGGCACCGTAATCCTTACAAGACAATTTAGAATGCCCACTTATTTAAATGGTAATGAAGACGGGATGATGATTGAAGCTTGTGCAGGGATTTTGGAAAAAGGAAATGCAGAACAGACCATTATTATGGAAGTTGAAGAAGAAACCGGGTATAAGATTTCGGATGTTGAAAAAGTTTTTGAATCGTATATGTCACCTGGTTCCGTTACTGAAGTACTTTACTTTTTTGTTGGTCAATATGAAGACGATATGAAAGTAAGTGCAGGCGGAGGTGCAGAAGACGAAACCGAGAACATTGAAGTTTTGGAAATGACCTTTGCAAAAGCTTTGCAAATGGTAGCAAGCGGAGAAATCAAGGATGCAAAAACTATTATGCTATTGCAATATGCACAAATACAGCGTTTAATCAACTAA